Part of the Eikenella corrodens genome is shown below.
ATGGAGGGGTGCCGCCAGAACGACTGCTATCCTTCATCACGGGAGGAACCCCAGGAGAAGCCGATGTGGTATGTAAGCAACTTTGGGCAACACACGGCATTGATTGCTTCCTTCTTAATATAGATAGGCATCTTGGAAACTATCTGTATATCAATAGTGAGATATTTGGCAACAGTTATATTATGCCATTTGATTTTGGATTGTCTTCATTAGCTATAGATGGATGGCCAAAGAATGACACTCATTTATCAGAACTAAGTCAATTGACTTGCAACTCAAATAAAAACTGGCGTTATATAACGCATGTATTACGAGAAGGACATCCAAGATATGGCTTGCACGAACAAAACTATAAACGGCATGCAGCTAATATGTTGTTGCGGCTAAATGAGATGAATAAAGATCAGTTTTCATCTCTCCTGCACAAGATTCCTGAGCAGTGGTTAGCCGCCAAAGAAAAGCAGACTTTGGCGGAATGGTGGGATAGCCCGCATAAAGAGATTAGAATACAGAAGATTATAGACGAGCAGCTGACATGAAAAAAGTATCTTATAACATCCTCAAGCTCTGCCCTGATGTTTTCCGAGGGGAAGTGGTAAATATTGGCATTGTAGCAGAATGGAAAAACGAGCTTCGTTATATCCTTGTTAAGGATAAACGGAAAGTTAGACTGTTGTCATCAACTTTTTCTGTTTTTGATATTGAAAGCTATTTATTTAGCGCAAATATAATTTATAGAACATACAAAAATATAAATGTATTACGAGAGTTAATACCAAACTCTCAAATATCTATGGAGGATTCCGGTTATTTTATCCTAGAATATGATGATGAAGAGTTATTTAAAGACAAGTTAAACGAACTTTATTTAAAATGGGTAGAATTTCCTAAGAAGAAGAATCCAAAAACAACTCATGATAAAAAACTATCTCAGACCGTTAGAGATTTTTTTAGCAACCAAGGTCTGCTAAGTAGTAACCCTGAAGACTTATATAGCCATAAAATTATTTCAAACTACCCGTTATCTGAAGATAAGGGATTGAAGGCAGATTTACTGTTAAAAAATGGAGAATATCATTTAACAGAAATTATTAATTTCTCTAAAAAGAATGATTTCACCCTTAACTTGCAGCGGGCGGCATTAAAGACCGTAACCATTGAAGAGGCCAAAACTGTGCTTAGTCCGAGCTTGAATGCCTTTTTAATTTATGACCTAAGTGCTGAAGATGAAAGGAAATTCACTCCGCACCTGAATTTATTAAGGGAAAAGGCAACATTGGTAAATCATCGTTCTACTCAAGATATTGCCTCATACTATCGATATATCATAGATAAGACAGATAATCCGCAATTACCCAATCTACATCCATAATCTCAACTCCCTAGCCCCCAGCCCGCCCCGCGCGGGCCTTTCTTTTGCCCGTCAAATCCCGTCCAACTGTAAACCAGTAGCTGACTGTTGCCGCCATGCGCGGCTTTTTTGTTGCCGGTGAAAAATAAATTCAACGGGCAATCAAGTACTAAAGTAATTTATACTGAAATTAAGTACAATAGTACTTTACAAGTATTGAGTACGATAGTACTATACACCCCAACGAAGCAAAACACCGCTTACCGCCACCCTCAAGAAGCAGCAGTCAGGCCGGAGGGGAACTGGGGCAACAGACAGGCCAGGAAGCCGCCGCCCCTATCAACGGTAAACGAATTTTTAACAGAGCCTCTTCATAGAGGAGGCTTGATTAAACATTCGACACAAGGAGAGAGCCTTATGTATTGCATCCAACCAAACTATGACGGCATGT
Proteins encoded:
- a CDS encoding DUF3037 domain-containing protein; translation: MKKVSYNILKLCPDVFRGEVVNIGIVAEWKNELRYILVKDKRKVRLLSSTFSVFDIESYLFSANIIYRTYKNINVLRELIPNSQISMEDSGYFILEYDDEELFKDKLNELYLKWVEFPKKKNPKTTHDKKLSQTVRDFFSNQGLLSSNPEDLYSHKIISNYPLSEDKGLKADLLLKNGEYHLTEIINFSKKNDFTLNLQRAALKTVTIEEAKTVLSPSLNAFLIYDLSAEDERKFTPHLNLLREKATLVNHRSTQDIASYYRYIIDKTDNPQLPNLHP